ATAGATACAAATCACATACAAGAGGCTGTTTGCAATCATAATATACTTTATACTCTTGATCTGCTGGGATCTATACACAAATTGAAACCTAAGACAACTGAGAGACAGTCGTAAGATGATACTGTTAAAACCGTAATGGCAACTGTTGCATCTTCTCATCTTTATGAtgctgaacagaagctttagtAAAGTTCTCTTTACTGCCATCTTCTAATTTTCTGCATGTTTGTTTTACTCTCTGAAGTGGTTTCATTGTAATACAACCATTATCGTTACTGAAATATCAATTATCAGAAGGGAAAGAAGTTATCTCTCTCCTAGTTTGTTTTTCACTAATGCCACCTTTTTGCATCTGCTTTTCCCAGAtgttatatccccccccccccccccccccccttgtagTTGAAACCACAATTCAACAACATTTGCCTCCGGACAAAGTTTTACTCCTATGCAGAAGTTTGTAGCTTCCTCAGTCTGAGTCGTGGTGGTTTAAAAAGGTAGCTGTAGAAAATGGAAAGCAATCTTTCCAAGTAAACCAGTTACCAAATCACGGAGGAGGCAACCagattaatctttttttaagtagGGAAGAGAAACTAGTTTCTCCTTTAACCCAAAAGTCCAAGATGAATCTAACTTCTTGCACAACAACATACTGAAACAATTCTCTCTTACTCTGATATTCCTAACGGTCTTTTTGCATCTTGCCAAGCTTCAACAGACAAAGTATTTGGGTCGTAAAACAATCCTTTGCCCAGTAATCTCTAATAACAGCCTTCTTTCACGGGTTTCCCTCGGCCTCCAACTAACTCCCTCCTTTAATCCAGCAACTCTCATTTTCCAGTGAGGAGATTAGGGGGCTTGCATTGCATAACTGGTGCATTTGGTTGGCCTCACCTTTGGCATTATAGCCTACATCtgtaaaatatacacacaaagtCACATTGCCTGCTTGTTATGTAAGAAATGATGAATTAGCATGTGGCTGCTGGAGGTTGTGATCATTTGATGACAATCTGATTTCAAACACAGTTAAGATCCATTGTCCGAGATAAAGCTTGAAGTAAGATAAAGACAACTACACCGATAGTGAATGTCAACTTGATGGAAGATAAAGCAGCAATCTAAGCAAACACTCACCCTAAGAAAAGGCCGACAAAATGGGGAGAAGTGTAAAGGATGAAGAACAGCTGATGAGTGAGTCCACAGCCCGAAGAcgactaaacaaaaacattacagcCCAGTAAATGCAAAACCGGAACAACAAGTTCAATTCAGTTCTCTCAGTCCAGGAgttgagaacacacacacacacacacacacacacacacacacaNNNNNNNNNNNNNNcacacacacacacacacacacacacacacacacacacacacacacacacttcctagTCTGTTACAGGTGGCTTCATTACCACAAAGCCATTTtccacaaaaacatttaatatttgatgGCTTCACAAGTTGTCATATGCACATGATCCCCACAACTTCCTTTGATAGAatgaatacttttattttttgcatttttttgatttattggaATTCTAAGTTACCGCAGATAAACACGTCATTATGGGCACTGGCAACTggtaattttgacattttaagtgCTTGATAATCTAATCCAAAATTGTGAGGAAATCAATGCCATAAAGAGTGCAGCCTCACTCTTCCTATTGATGGCCCAtaataacagaaaacacacacacacacacacacacacaaacacacacacagggcctcTCTCTTGGTGGACACTTTCCTCTGATAATGACCTCAGCACCACAAAGCCTCTATTTCATCCATGCTCAGTTCTGCTCTGTTGATCAGGATAAAAACCCTACCTTTCCTGCCAACTTGTTGTCAGCTGGCGTCGCCGCCAAGTGGAAGAAACCCGGCTCGACAGGCGCGCTCAAACCTCTCCGGattcagcagcaaaacaagacGAGTGAGACGCAAAAATGTTAAAGCCTGGCCACTGTCCGGCTAATTATAAACTGGCCCTCGGAAGCCTACATGCACCGACCGACCGACCAGCTGCTGCACTTTCACTTCTCCCTTTGACATCAGCGCGTCACACATGCGCTGCAGCAgctgcaacagcagcagcagtgggcgacggctctccctctctctattgCTTACACGAGAAAGCTCATCCTCCCTTCCTCTGCACTAATAATCTCGCTGAACATTGTGCCCAAAATCAATTAAAAGACATGGTTGCGGTTACTGCGTCGGTGTGCATCCTGAAGGGTTTCTCTCCATCTTGCTGCAGCAGCGTGTCAGAGACAGCCTGTAAAGGCCCGACGTCAAGGGACGGTCTCAGTCCTGAACGTTTTCGCAAAGAGAGCGTCCTCTATTATCAAAACGCATCTTACCCGTTCCTCCATCTCGGTGCAGACTGCGGGTCCGGCCGTCGCAGCATCACGACCGGCAGCCTGCGCGGCCATGGCAGCGCGGAGGATGGCGGACCGGACAGGAGGCTGGGTCTGTGCGAGGAGAGGCAgcgagagaaggagggagagagagggatggatgcgctgtgggactttttttttttacactgaagTCGTATAATCTGTTCTCTCTGTTTTAAACACTGACTGCCAAGAGCAATAGGCTGCTTGCTTAGAAAATACTGGATTTTGGAAGTAGTTTCTGATCTGttcacaattgtttttgtgcatgcaCAGCTGCCCACATGCACAAACCTGTAGCTATAGGGTCTGATGATGCTccactgcaacaacaaaaaaatcaattgacATTAAATGAAGTGGTCAAGCatcctgtttttctttaattaaaataattaatttgtctaatttgtgtattttttttaatggttgtgaagtaatctgtcttttttcttttctttctgactttttattacacttttttgaaaaagaaaacatatcaaGCAAGTGAAATCTCTAAATAAAGGAAATTATCTTCATCTGCTATCATACCCCTATGCTAAAATATCACCAAATAATTGATTTGATTGATATTTTATGCAGTACCTGCTCTGCAGTCATCTCACCATCAGTATTATGTGTCTGTTGCCAGTCTTGCTGGGTGTCATTTCTCCTTTACTTTCTCATGGTGTGAAGATGTATCAGGCTGGTTCATCTTGAAAGAAGTATAATAACCAAACCTGTTCATGTATAATTACGTTTGTCTCTCTCTACAGATTCAGGGAATGTTTTGTGTTGTCTCAGGACAGTCTTCTTTTGGAGGTTGCTGGGCCAGCCACACTTCAGCATacttcccagagagagagagagagagagagaatatgccgGTGGAGAAATAACAATGTCTTTAAATCTCTAAAAGGTATCTCTTTAGTTAAGCTCTctattgatttagttttttttttgcttgttttcttcATGTGAAGTGTTCGAGGGTTATGTGAAAGTGGATTCAAATctttaaagatgcagtaggtaagacttacAAAACTAACTCTCTGTGATATTTGCTGAAACCAACCCTATGTTCCAGTAGAACGACACAAAGCAGGAAATTTAAAAAGTGTTCAGATGTAGTGGGATCTGTAAAAATCTacagctccctgttcagatgctcCAATCAGGGCAGGGGCGGGTGTCTAACtgtgtgtcaatcactgctcatgcacacactcatgcatacacgtgtcaatcactgctcatgctcacacacacactcgtgcacacatttctgagtctgttgcttttgagaagtgtgtgtgtgggggggggggggggggggctggggggctGGCCTTGACCTACAGCCACTTGCTCGTTTGAAACCATGAtgtgtctctctcatgggtgggccaaattctctgggcaggcacagcagagaaaggggaggtaatcttgccccttatgacctcataaggagcgagatttcagatcggcccatctgagctttcattttctcaaaggcagagcaggatacccagggctcggtttacacctatcgccatttctagccactgtaggaccataggcaggctgggggaacgcatattaatgttgaaaataaaagcaagacccaaaacacaaaactcCCACCTGCTTCAGGGCGCTGCTCCAGACTGTGTTGGTGCTCAGAtttgcacatttaaatattaatatttaagctTTTGTAGTATAGAGCATGAAACTACTGCTGCCATGAGGTTTGTTTAATCcactgtacacatgtatgttttccTGCTTCAAAGCACATTGGGTAAGGAAAAACCATGACCTCACATGACAGTGATGTCAAACGTTGAGAGTCTAGAGGGATAAATAAAGATATAATTTTCTACTGGGACTGTGTAATGCAATTTAAAGTATTAGGCTAAATCCCTGATATAAACTGGTTTTAATTGGCTGAGGCATTAACTACAGTAGGTCTAGCATATGGAAAAGGACTGACATGTTGTTTCGGGTTGTAATGCCTTTAAATGTCCACAAAGGGGCAGACTGAACcaagagaaacacaaacactctGAGAGAGCGTGAGATGTTTGGATGCACAGGAATGGACAGAGACAGGAGGGGGGGCAATGTAAATATCCACTTCATTCACTGAAAAGCAATTCATGTTCCAGGCTCCCAACTGAGCACTAGCCTACTGGTCTATTTATATCCTAGCCTCAGAGGTTGAATCCATCAGAAGTATTGAGTGACGAGTGTGAATAGTTTGGCCAATTAGGCCACAGCACGAGCACCACCGTGTTACATTTTGATGAATACAGGGCACGCGAGTGCAGCTGTCTAGTGCTCATACACTAAGAACTTATTTATTGTTGTTccaatccagaaaaaaaactaatagaGTCCAAATAGCCCGTTGCCTAATTGGGTGAAGGGTTGAGTCAAATCTGTGTGATTAGCCTTCTCCCAACAGACGGGGATTAAGCTTTTAGTCCGTAATTATTATAAAGCATACGTCAGCAGATATCCACCCATTTTCGAGAGATAGTGGAGCGGGGGGNNNNNNNNNNATGTGTCTGTGTTCTCTGTGAGACACAGGAATAGCAGCAGGAACACAGGAATACCCCCCTGAGTCAGTGCCACGACGCTGACACACCACAGGCAGGGCTGCCTCTGCTCCCATAATCAGCATCCTATGCTATTCTGTTCAAGATGGCGGTGCAGGCAGCTGAAAAGGACGGAATAGTGAGTATTTGGGGACTTTAAGGGCACCGGGGAGGGATGTGTGGGCATTTATTTTCTGTGCATAACGCCGTACTGCGATGTAATGCCGATTATACCGGGCTTATTGTAAACGCGGAGCGCCATGCGCAGCTAATTCACAGCGCGAGGCGGCTCCTCTTTGATCTGTGGCCGGGGAGGACATCCAATATGTTCGCGGTGAAATGTATTGACGGTGTATGCTCACCTTGGACGCTCAACCGGTGCTCATTTATAAGGCTACCGCAGTGTGAAAGGCGTTCAATTTTCAGTTTGTGATGCTAATTTTTATATCTCACATGGCACACGACAGGATCCCCGATACCAACATGACAGGTTTATTGCTGCCTCCAACTCGTCATTGTTGGGAAAAGCCGCATGCAAGGCCACACTGGGTGTATTTAGCATCAAACAGGCCTGCAGGCTCATGCTGGGTGTTTAACCTGAGCCAAGGCCAGTTGATATCCTACCTGAGACGAATATACATGACCGTTTTACATCTTGTGTCATTTGTCACTGTTGTTGAAGAACGTGGAAAATGACTATCTGAACGACTCGCTGGAGAACCCCGCCGGGCTCATCTCACCTGATAAGGAGGATCTGTCTCATCTGCTGGTATGAAAGATGCATTAACGGTCTCCTGTGTATCATTGTTTGATATTTGCTCCGGACTGAGCTTAAGAAATTGTATTTCCTTTGCATAGACGGTGCCATTCAGCGGGCGAATCCGTGGTGGCATGCGGCCGGGGAAGAAGATTATAGTGATGGGCATTGTCGAATTGGAGCCAGACAGGTAAGATAACACTTAACAATGCATGTACACCTTAGCTGGAGCCTAGCTTTATCTCACCACGTTTAAAACAGTCTATGTGATGTTATCCAGAGTGATTTTAGAGATTGCCTTTTTGTTCTTAGACCAGTCATACTTGCACAGCCACTCCAGGACACACTGTGTGGGCAGCCAGAGAGAATGGTGTCTTCTTAAGTATGCAGAGACAGGGCGTTCCCCATCCAGCAGGGAGAAAACAGGGggaaatgggggaaaaaaagaccaaGTGAGCCACACTGGTTTGGGTGTGTCCTTGCCCTGCATGGAAACTTGGAAGAAGCCTCTCCATGACCTCATCATGTTCAGAGGCTGCTGTGGACACAGTTTTCATGGCAAAGTTCATGTGAATGTCCTGGCTGACAGAGTTGCACCAAAAACAGGTTTCCTTTGTTGTATCTCAGCAAGTTTGTTGCTGTAatcatgtccacacacacaaagatggtTGTGTGTAAACAGGggtgggagggaggaagggaggggggtTTAACCAAAACTAGCAGCAGGGATTATACATaattaaaacacaatgtttttcccccttacacagcagcagcagaattATGCATTTGACTCATCCCAGATTATTCTGACTCCCCTGCTTCCTTTCCTCCCTCAGCTTTGACGTGAGTTTAACCTGCGGCCGTGACTCGGAGAAGGAGGAGACTCTGCATGACGTGGCCCTGAAACTCACCGCACGCTTCGCTGACCGCCAGTTCCTGCGAAGCGCCCGCATCTCCGGGAAGTGGACACAGGAGGAAGTGTCCACCGACTACTTTCCCTTCATCCCCGATCAGCCTTTTAGGGTAAAGATCCTTTTTGTATTCATGTAAAATTCACACGCCAGATGGTTCTGGTGTTCCCCGTTTGCAAATAAGTCATTGTTGTACACGTGTTTCTATGAAGATTGTGCGATGCTCTCTTTGCCTCCAGCATCCTTCTCCTTTGATCTTATTCACATCTGTTCTTCATTATCATGGTTACAGTTAAggtaatcttttctttcttatttaaGTTAAGGTTGAGATGGATTCaaatttgggaaagagacttcagatacagtactaggggaccactaaggtctatataaaaagagacttcagatacagtattaggggaccactaaggtctatataaaagcatccaaagagcaccatgtcatgagacctttaaCAGTCCATTTTGAGGCAGTGTGAAGTCCTGTACAATAAACAGGAGTCATCACTGTCTCtatcgctgccacaagaaagttttaaaacactatgaaggtaaaaaactaaataaaagaacTGAACTGGCCAAgagtttgtgtaacagctgactgtttcctGCAACAAGCTACAGCACagtctctcctcttttctttctcagtaaacatttattgtgaaatataaGGTCTACTTTTGCTACATTTGGGGGTTTATGGCAAATGGGCCGTTCATGTGACCCTCCCATTGCCACAAAACCAAATCGCCAGACCGCCTGATCTAGTGGGAATGAAGGTTTGAGTATGCTTGAAAAGAACTAGATCATGCAATGTGTTGTCCAACCTTGTCAGAAGGCCAGTGTTTTTTCATAGTGGTTTCATGGCCAATTATGATGCATTTAAGTACTGCAAACAAGGCAGTCTACATAAGGTTccaagacaaaataagtgcaAAATGGTGTAAAGGCTCAGTGCAAAAAATGTAGACTGTAAACAAATCAGGTAGAGTTCTGATAATCATTCAAATTTGGATAGCATGCAGACATCTTGGAAGTCTTTCTTGGAAGTCAATCATAGTGCTTGTGTGCGCATGCAAAAAGGGATGGTAGTGgttttgtgaagaagaaaaaagagagcttGAAAGAGAAGTTGAAACCTGGCTTGCTTTTGAAACCTCCGGGCACCTGCCGCCAGTCTCTGTGTGAAGTAGATTCTCAGATTGTTGGTTTTCAGATGATGTTACACAATCCAACTTATGATGCTTAAGAAGATGAGTAGCAATAATTAGTGCTGGAACATTTAGTTGAGTAGTTGACAGAAAAATAAGTATCCACCGCCAGCCTTCACTCCCCCGCCTCCCCCTCCCACCTCATCTCCCCATCGCTAgcctccctccccccccaccctcacgcccccatcccc
This window of the Etheostoma spectabile isolate EspeVRDwgs_2016 chromosome 17, UIUC_Espe_1.0, whole genome shotgun sequence genome carries:
- the lgalslb gene encoding lectin, galactoside-binding-like b isoform X1, giving the protein MAVQAAEKDGILKNVENDYLNDSLENPAGLISPDKEDLSHLLTVPFSGRIRGGMRPGKKIIVMGIVELEPDSFDVSLTCGRDSEKEETLHDVALKLTARFADRQFLRSARISGKWTQEEVSTDYFPFIPDQPFRIEIHCEHQRFRIFVDGHQLFDFYHKVKSLSSIDTVRIQGDLHITKLG
- the lgalslb gene encoding lectin, galactoside-binding-like b isoform X2, yielding MAVQAAEKDGINVENDYLNDSLENPAGLISPDKEDLSHLLTVPFSGRIRGGMRPGKKIIVMGIVELEPDSFDVSLTCGRDSEKEETLHDVALKLTARFADRQFLRSARISGKWTQEEVSTDYFPFIPDQPFRIEIHCEHQRFRIFVDGHQLFDFYHKVKSLSSIDTVRIQGDLHITKLG